In Moorella sp. Hama-1, a single genomic region encodes these proteins:
- a CDS encoding DUF4829 domain-containing protein: protein MPRRLLVLLLVLLSLSLAGCRSEPPPVTATASFQEYKSSIVGLEFYVNQSSGEPKQVINLNDKQLTRRLLDFLGQLPGTNPPPSSWGGARDYLAFKFTHNGETLASKQYPYYHQDNSPGYLELEDGWHQVPLKFSTNLAILSQYPEATSDVDPADVAFLKQYGWTVFYKIKSYTGGLPDTFQHESGEYPVSLYYAYNNELSKDVGLDLTPYLGKNVQINLYKLEEPLPAFMKPRQDAGRAVIVRDGDKIVGAWLDAGRHDAFACSLKGRRMEEITGKTWGQWVDQFIDHHNEQEKLISQMTPEKVIETYYEAIDHKDPRTAHACETRRRLVTYLFNNMDNNRLYNYSYATNDADEINNITRARVIRIQPYQDPGPVDPNVKKYVVEVDLNVRRVITYDSGRQIRFFTLRRETPTTGWRIDNISTGP from the coding sequence ATGCCCCGGCGTTTACTTGTCCTTTTGCTGGTCCTGCTGTCCTTGAGCCTGGCCGGATGCCGGTCCGAACCTCCCCCGGTTACTGCGACAGCCAGTTTTCAGGAATACAAAAGTAGTATTGTCGGCCTTGAATTTTATGTTAACCAATCCTCCGGTGAACCCAAACAAGTCATCAACCTCAATGATAAACAACTCACCCGGCGCCTGCTGGATTTCCTGGGGCAACTGCCGGGCACCAACCCACCGCCGTCCTCCTGGGGCGGTGCCCGGGACTACCTGGCTTTTAAATTCACCCATAATGGCGAAACCCTGGCCAGTAAACAGTATCCTTATTACCACCAGGATAACAGCCCCGGTTACCTGGAACTGGAGGATGGCTGGCACCAGGTACCCCTTAAATTTAGCACCAATCTGGCCATCTTGTCCCAGTATCCCGAGGCCACCAGCGACGTCGACCCGGCCGATGTCGCCTTCCTGAAGCAATACGGCTGGACTGTATTTTATAAGATCAAGAGTTACACAGGCGGCCTGCCGGATACATTCCAGCATGAATCCGGGGAATATCCGGTATCCCTTTACTATGCCTATAATAACGAGTTGAGCAAGGATGTCGGCCTGGATCTGACCCCCTACCTGGGAAAAAACGTCCAGATTAACCTTTACAAGCTGGAAGAACCCCTCCCGGCTTTTATGAAACCACGCCAGGACGCCGGCCGGGCTGTAATCGTCCGGGACGGCGATAAAATAGTCGGTGCCTGGCTGGACGCCGGCCGTCACGATGCCTTTGCCTGCTCCCTGAAGGGGCGCCGGATGGAGGAGATCACCGGGAAAACCTGGGGGCAATGGGTTGACCAGTTTATCGACCACCATAATGAACAGGAAAAGCTCATCAGCCAGATGACCCCGGAAAAGGTCATCGAGACTTACTACGAAGCTATCGATCATAAGGACCCGCGGACAGCCCATGCCTGTGAAACCAGGCGGCGTCTAGTCACTTATCTTTTTAACAACATGGATAACAACCGCCTCTATAACTACTCCTATGCCACCAACGATGCCGATGAGATCAACAACATCACCCGGGCCAGGGTGATTCGCATCCAGCCCTACCAGGATCCCGGCCCGGTAGACCCGAATGTAAAGAAGTACGTTGTCGAAGTTGATCTCAACGTCAGGAGGGTCATTACTTATGATAGCGGCCGGCAGATCCGCTTTTTTACCCTGCGCCGGGAGACGCCTACTACCGGCTGGCGGATTGACAACATCAGCACCGGGCCTTAA
- a CDS encoding winged helix-turn-helix domain-containing protein, giving the protein MQVRYKLWLEEDEHVFGEGLFELLQEVDRLGSINQAARSLKMSYRQAWGQVKKAEERLGQRLLITRVGGETGGGAELTPVGRRLVQRYQQFKREAAAAIEEAFQRCFS; this is encoded by the coding sequence ATGCAGGTACGTTATAAGCTCTGGCTGGAAGAGGATGAGCATGTCTTCGGGGAGGGTCTTTTTGAGCTCCTCCAGGAGGTTGACCGGCTGGGCTCCATCAACCAGGCGGCCCGGAGCCTGAAGATGTCTTATCGCCAGGCCTGGGGCCAGGTTAAGAAGGCCGAGGAACGCCTGGGACAACGGCTCCTGATTACCCGCGTAGGAGGTGAGACCGGCGGTGGGGCCGAACTTACCCCGGTAGGTAGGAGGCTGGTGCAGCGTTACCAGCAGTTTAAAAGGGAGGCTGCGGCAGCCATTGAGGAGGCCTTCCAGCGCTGCTTCAGTTGA
- a CDS encoding substrate-binding domain-containing protein codes for MLRIKRYGLFLSLLVVLLLTLIGGCGQGQAKKEGDKQATPATTASAGPINKDLILATTTSTMDSGLLDVLIPMFEKKTGYTVKPNAVGTGQALAMGDQGNADVLLVHAPADEIKLVQKGTAINRQLVMHNDFIIVGPPSDPAGIKGTKKAVDALKHIAAKQAIFVSRGDDSGTHKMEKSLWTAAGIQPQGKWYQEAGAGMGQTLNIASEKSGYTLTDRATYLSLKKNLKLEIMVEGEKSLLNIYHVMQVNPEKFPGMKINSEGAKAFVDFMLAPETQKVIGDFKKDKYGQSLFFPDAGKDENTLGQ; via the coding sequence ATGCTGAGGATTAAGAGATATGGGCTGTTTCTATCTTTGCTGGTGGTTTTGCTCCTGACCTTGATCGGCGGCTGCGGTCAGGGCCAGGCTAAAAAGGAAGGGGACAAGCAGGCAACGCCGGCCACCACGGCGTCAGCAGGGCCCATCAATAAGGATCTTATTCTGGCTACAACTACCAGTACCATGGATAGCGGCCTCCTCGACGTATTGATTCCCATGTTCGAGAAAAAGACCGGTTATACCGTTAAACCCAATGCTGTGGGCACAGGACAGGCCCTGGCCATGGGCGATCAGGGTAATGCCGATGTCCTCCTAGTCCACGCCCCGGCTGATGAAATAAAGCTGGTCCAAAAGGGGACGGCCATCAACCGGCAGCTGGTCATGCATAATGACTTTATCATCGTCGGGCCGCCGTCCGACCCGGCCGGGATCAAAGGCACGAAAAAGGCCGTTGATGCTCTAAAGCATATCGCCGCCAAACAGGCCATCTTCGTCTCCCGGGGCGATGACTCCGGCACCCATAAGATGGAGAAGTCCCTCTGGACGGCCGCCGGTATTCAGCCCCAGGGTAAATGGTACCAGGAAGCCGGCGCCGGCATGGGCCAGACCCTGAATATAGCTTCGGAAAAGTCCGGCTACACCCTGACGGACCGGGCCACCTACCTGTCGTTAAAGAAAAACCTTAAATTGGAAATTATGGTTGAAGGGGAAAAATCCCTCCTTAACATTTACCATGTCATGCAGGTTAACCCTGAGAAATTCCCGGGGATGAAGATCAACAGCGAGGGCGCGAAAGCCTTTGTCGACTTTATGCTGGCACCGGAGACCCAGAAGGTCATCGGCGATTTCAAAAAGGATAAATACGGGCAGTCCCTCTTCTTCCCCGACGCCGGCAAGGACGAGAACACCCTGGGACAATAG
- a CDS encoding ABC transporter permease, whose protein sequence is MEAVWQGLTQALLLLIRRDPGVMEVVILTLKVCGLATFISILIGVPLGTFLALRAFPGRQVAVSLVNTGMGMPPVVVGLLVSFLLWRSGPLGYFGLIYTPTAMVIAQSLIAAPLVIGLTMAAIQQLPARLRTQILALGASPVQLYWTLLKEARLGILAAIIAGFGGVISEVGAATMVGGNIMHQTRVLTTATMMEVSRGHFDVAMALSFILLGLAFSITFALTILQQRERGQTGRGNARSSWRLFRS, encoded by the coding sequence GTGGAAGCAGTCTGGCAGGGGCTAACCCAGGCCCTCCTTTTACTTATCAGGCGCGATCCCGGCGTGATGGAGGTTGTCATCCTCACCCTGAAGGTCTGCGGCCTGGCGACCTTTATTAGCATCCTGATCGGGGTTCCCCTGGGGACTTTCCTGGCTTTGAGGGCTTTCCCCGGGCGCCAGGTGGCTGTCAGCCTGGTTAATACCGGCATGGGCATGCCGCCGGTGGTTGTCGGCCTCCTGGTAAGCTTCTTACTATGGCGCAGCGGTCCCCTGGGGTACTTTGGCCTGATCTACACCCCCACGGCCATGGTTATCGCCCAGTCCCTGATCGCCGCCCCCCTGGTTATTGGTTTGACTATGGCAGCCATCCAGCAGTTACCGGCCCGGCTCCGGACCCAGATCCTGGCCCTGGGGGCTTCGCCGGTGCAACTCTACTGGACTTTGCTCAAGGAAGCCCGCCTGGGCATCCTGGCAGCCATTATTGCCGGTTTTGGTGGGGTGATTTCCGAGGTCGGAGCGGCGACCATGGTCGGGGGCAATATCATGCACCAGACCAGAGTATTGACGACGGCCACCATGATGGAAGTCTCCCGGGGGCATTTTGATGTGGCCATGGCCCTGAGTTTTATTCTCCTGGGATTGGCCTTCAGTATCACCTTTGCCCTGACAATACTGCAGCAACGGGAAAGGGGACAAACGGGAAGGGGTAACGCCAGGAGTTCCTGGCGGTTGTTCCGGAGTTAA
- a CDS encoding ABC transporter ATP-binding protein gives MSIGIKVRGLRVIKGGRQVLAVDDLEIGRGEVWGLIGPNGAGKSTLLQALALLEEPAAGAILFDGRRVDYRQVLSWRRQLAVVFQEPLLLNTTVYNNLATGLRFRGFSREAIEERVQRWLQVLQIEHLANRPARGLSGGEAQRVSLARALVLEPQVLFLDEPFAALDAPTRANLLEELHNILEKTGITAVFVTHDFTELPFLADQVAALQEGRIIQTGSPETILWRPASVQLATFVGITNLLPGEARLNGGGSVQVRLQGGATILAGTRVNGRVVACLRPEEIVIGGIKEGENRGNRLRGRIKRVVPQGGQYRVEVDCGLELVALAGASQIRQGLMAPGREIAVTFPPEVVHLIPAC, from the coding sequence TTGAGTATCGGTATCAAAGTTCGGGGCCTGCGGGTAATCAAGGGCGGGCGCCAGGTTCTGGCCGTCGACGATCTGGAGATCGGCCGGGGAGAAGTATGGGGCTTGATCGGCCCCAACGGTGCCGGCAAAAGCACCCTGCTCCAGGCCCTGGCCCTGCTGGAAGAGCCGGCCGCGGGGGCAATCCTCTTTGATGGCCGGCGGGTAGATTATCGCCAGGTCTTATCCTGGCGACGGCAGCTGGCAGTAGTTTTTCAGGAACCCCTGCTGCTAAATACTACTGTCTATAATAATTTGGCCACAGGCCTGCGCTTCCGGGGATTCTCCCGGGAGGCAATCGAAGAACGGGTACAACGCTGGTTGCAGGTCCTGCAAATAGAACACCTGGCCAACCGCCCGGCCCGGGGGCTCTCCGGCGGCGAGGCCCAGCGGGTAAGCCTGGCCCGGGCCCTGGTCCTGGAACCCCAGGTCCTTTTTCTGGACGAACCCTTCGCCGCCCTGGATGCACCTACCCGGGCCAACCTGTTGGAGGAACTCCATAATATCCTGGAGAAGACAGGTATTACGGCTGTTTTTGTGACCCATGACTTTACTGAGCTTCCCTTTCTGGCTGACCAGGTAGCTGCCCTGCAGGAGGGGCGGATTATCCAGACGGGCTCCCCGGAAACAATCCTCTGGCGACCGGCCAGTGTACAACTGGCAACCTTTGTCGGGATCACCAACCTACTGCCGGGGGAGGCCCGCCTGAATGGGGGCGGTTCCGTCCAGGTACGCCTGCAGGGGGGGGCAACTATCCTGGCCGGTACCCGGGTTAATGGCCGGGTAGTGGCCTGCCTGCGGCCGGAGGAGATAGTTATTGGGGGGATTAAGGAAGGCGAAAACCGGGGTAACAGGCTCCGGGGAAGGATCAAGAGGGTGGTACCCCAGGGAGGGCAGTACCGGGTGGAGGTGGATTGCGGCCTGGAACTGGTGGCCCTGGCGGGAGCCTCCCAGATACGGCAGGGTTTGATGGCTCCCGGCCGGGAAATTGCGGTGACCTTTCCCCCGGAGGTAGTCCACCTGATCCCGGCCTGTTAA
- a CDS encoding response regulator transcription factor, with amino-acid sequence MIKLPKILVVDDEPAIVELVKFNLEQAGFTVVTAGDGAEALQRAEGEKPDLIILDVMLPRVDGFEVCRSLRAKGNTPILMLTARREEVDRVLGLELGADDYLTKPFSPRELVARVRAILRRAAEKQGQNDGIINIGDLVINPASHLVTVRGEPVDLTLKEYQLLQLLAENRGRVFSREALLERLWEGEYYGDTRTIDVHIRHLREKIEANPSNPRYIITVRGVGYKFRD; translated from the coding sequence GTGATAAAGCTGCCTAAGATACTGGTAGTTGATGATGAGCCGGCTATCGTAGAGCTGGTGAAGTTTAACCTGGAACAGGCTGGTTTTACTGTCGTAACCGCCGGTGACGGGGCCGAAGCCCTGCAAAGGGCCGAGGGGGAAAAACCCGACCTGATTATCCTGGATGTTATGCTCCCCCGGGTCGACGGCTTTGAAGTCTGTCGCAGCCTCCGGGCCAAGGGCAACACACCCATCCTGATGCTGACGGCTCGCCGGGAAGAGGTGGACCGGGTCCTGGGCCTCGAGCTGGGGGCTGATGATTACCTGACCAAACCCTTCAGCCCCCGGGAGCTCGTCGCCCGGGTGCGGGCTATCTTGCGGCGGGCGGCGGAAAAACAAGGGCAGAACGACGGTATTATTAACATTGGCGACCTGGTGATTAACCCGGCCAGCCACCTGGTAACAGTAAGGGGCGAGCCAGTGGATCTGACCCTGAAGGAATACCAGTTGCTCCAGCTTCTGGCGGAGAACCGGGGCCGGGTTTTCAGCCGGGAGGCCCTCCTGGAACGTTTATGGGAAGGGGAGTATTACGGCGATACCCGGACCATTGATGTGCACATCCGCCACCTGCGGGAAAAGATTGAAGCCAACCCCAGCAACCCCCGTTATATCATTACGGTCCGCGGGGTGGGCTACAAGTTCCGGGATTAA
- a CDS encoding late competence development ComFB family protein: protein MRKEIKMAGKLFLKNYMEDCVWELLDEVLKQDPEACRCEACRHDTVALALNQLPPRYVVREKGAVYSKIAMLESQHRADIYRALTQALMMVKKAPRHGQEGQD, encoded by the coding sequence ATGAGGAAGGAGATCAAGATGGCTGGAAAGCTTTTTCTCAAGAACTATATGGAGGATTGCGTCTGGGAACTGCTGGATGAGGTCCTGAAGCAGGACCCTGAAGCCTGCCGCTGCGAAGCCTGCCGTCATGACACCGTTGCCCTGGCCTTAAACCAGCTGCCACCCCGTTACGTGGTCCGGGAAAAAGGGGCCGTCTATTCGAAAATAGCTATGCTGGAGTCCCAGCACCGCGCCGATATCTACCGCGCCCTGACCCAGGCCCTGATGATGGTCAAAAAGGCCCCCCGTCATGGCCAGGAGGGGCAGGATTAA
- the ispE gene encoding 4-(cytidine 5'-diphospho)-2-C-methyl-D-erythritol kinase produces the protein MDFLTVPAYGKINLTLRVLERRPDGYHNLSTIFQSIALADRLTCSRHQEGLHLETTGVPVPVGPANLVYQAAYRLQTRYGFPGVKITLQKQIPPAAGLAGGSSDAAATLLAVNTLFNLGLTPGQLAREGVALGADIPFCVLGGTALGRGRGEELTLLPRVPPLWLVLVKPSFGVSTVDVYQAWDANRGWGPLEPPDEERALAAIRSGDRKKLLAALGNDLEAVTCRLYPEVTAIKLRLLAEGAERAVMCGSGPAVFGVAAGEEQARRIAARLQETYPETFVTRTL, from the coding sequence TTGGATTTCCTGACGGTACCGGCCTATGGTAAAATAAATCTAACCCTGAGGGTCCTGGAACGGCGCCCGGATGGCTATCATAATTTGAGCACCATCTTCCAGTCCATTGCTCTGGCAGACAGGTTAACCTGCAGTCGCCATCAAGAAGGCCTCCACCTGGAAACTACCGGGGTGCCGGTACCTGTCGGGCCCGCTAACCTGGTCTACCAGGCCGCCTACCGGTTGCAAACCCGGTACGGCTTTCCAGGGGTAAAAATTACTTTGCAGAAGCAAATCCCCCCGGCCGCCGGCCTGGCTGGCGGCAGTAGCGATGCGGCGGCTACCCTGCTGGCGGTCAATACCCTTTTTAACCTGGGCCTGACACCGGGGCAGCTGGCCCGGGAGGGGGTGGCCTTGGGAGCAGATATACCCTTCTGCGTCCTGGGTGGTACTGCCCTGGGCCGGGGGCGGGGGGAAGAGTTAACCCTTTTACCTCGGGTTCCGCCCTTGTGGCTGGTACTGGTCAAGCCGTCCTTCGGCGTTAGTACGGTGGACGTATATCAGGCCTGGGACGCCAACCGTGGCTGGGGGCCCCTGGAACCTCCTGACGAAGAGAGAGCCCTGGCTGCCATCAGAAGTGGTGACCGCAAAAAACTCCTGGCCGCCCTGGGCAACGACCTGGAGGCGGTTACCTGCCGCCTCTACCCCGAAGTGACGGCCATTAAACTGCGCCTGCTGGCCGAAGGGGCCGAACGGGCGGTTATGTGCGGCAGCGGCCCGGCGGTATTCGGCGTGGCTGCCGGTGAGGAACAAGCCCGGCGTATCGCCGCCCGGCTGCAGGAGACCTACCCGGAAACCTTCGTAACGCGAACTTTATGA
- a CDS encoding GntR family transcriptional regulator: protein MKNLLSGKLENYKPLREIVFEALREAIINGQLKAGERLMEVQLAEEMGVSRTPVREAIRKLELEGFVVMIPRKGAYVADLSTKDIADVFEIRSALESLAAALACERITEEELDELERLLIRVADCTAANDLDTLVEVDTQFHDVLYKASRNDRLVQIINNLREQIQRFRTISMGTPGRMRETLEEHKQLVEAITERNVELAQRIAQEHIENAENRMMEAIREDMRSSGRRRA, encoded by the coding sequence GTGAAAAACCTGCTCAGTGGCAAACTGGAGAATTATAAACCCCTGCGGGAGATAGTTTTTGAAGCCCTGCGTGAAGCCATTATCAACGGCCAGCTCAAGGCCGGCGAGAGACTCATGGAGGTCCAGCTAGCGGAGGAAATGGGCGTCAGCCGGACACCGGTGCGGGAGGCCATCCGCAAGCTGGAGCTGGAAGGCTTTGTGGTCATGATTCCCCGCAAAGGGGCCTATGTAGCCGACCTTTCCACCAAGGATATAGCCGACGTCTTCGAGATTCGTTCAGCCCTGGAATCCCTGGCGGCAGCCCTGGCCTGTGAACGCATAACCGAAGAGGAACTGGATGAGCTGGAACGCCTCCTGATCAGGGTGGCCGACTGCACGGCGGCCAACGACCTGGATACCCTGGTCGAGGTCGACACCCAGTTCCATGACGTCCTCTATAAAGCCAGCCGCAATGACCGCCTGGTCCAGATCATTAATAACCTGCGGGAACAGATCCAGCGCTTCCGTACCATCTCGATGGGTACCCCGGGTCGCATGCGGGAGACCCTGGAGGAACACAAGCAGCTGGTAGAGGCGATTACTGAACGGAACGTGGAACTCGCCCAGCGGATTGCCCAGGAGCACATTGAGAATGCGGAGAACCGCATGATGGAAGCCATCAGGGAAGATATGCGGTCCAGCGGTAGACGTAGAGCTTGA
- a CDS encoding nucleotidyltransferase family protein, whose translation MQVDAIILAGDQEGRSLIPIGNRPMVAWVVAALEAAPSIRRLAVAGPPELAAVLSPQVTLVAAGKTTVESALNGAAAFPEAEWLLMVTADIPLLKPEAVEDFLQRCQQRPADFYYPIVRREANEAHYPGVKRTYVRLREGIFTGGNMVLIKASALKTCARQGQELVRLRKSPLALSRLIGLGFILRFLTRQLTIAEAEERFSHLLGTRGAGVITPYPEIGIDVDKESDLELARRALGE comes from the coding sequence ATGCAGGTTGATGCCATTATCCTGGCCGGGGACCAAGAGGGACGCTCCCTGATCCCCATTGGTAACCGTCCCATGGTGGCCTGGGTAGTAGCCGCCCTGGAGGCCGCTCCCAGTATCCGCCGGTTGGCAGTAGCCGGCCCACCGGAACTGGCCGCCGTCCTTTCCCCGCAGGTCACCCTGGTAGCGGCCGGTAAAACAACGGTCGAGAGCGCCCTGAACGGGGCGGCAGCCTTTCCGGAGGCTGAGTGGCTGCTGATGGTGACGGCCGATATACCTTTATTAAAGCCCGAGGCGGTGGAGGATTTCCTCCAGCGTTGCCAGCAACGGCCGGCGGATTTCTATTATCCCATTGTTCGCCGGGAGGCCAATGAGGCCCATTATCCCGGGGTCAAGCGGACTTATGTCCGCCTGCGGGAGGGGATTTTCACCGGGGGCAATATGGTTTTAATTAAGGCCAGTGCTCTGAAGACCTGTGCCCGCCAGGGTCAGGAGCTGGTACGCCTGCGCAAGAGCCCCCTGGCCCTGAGCCGTTTAATAGGTTTGGGCTTTATTCTCCGGTTTCTCACCCGGCAATTAACCATTGCCGAGGCCGAGGAACGCTTCTCCCATCTCTTGGGAACCCGGGGGGCAGGGGTGATTACTCCTTACCCGGAGATCGGCATCGATGTCGATAAAGAGAGTGACCTGGAACTCGCCCGCCGCGCCTTGGGCGAGTAG
- the glmU gene encoding bifunctional UDP-N-acetylglucosamine diphosphorylase/glucosamine-1-phosphate N-acetyltransferase GlmU produces MAETGEAIAVILAAGQGKRMHSRRPKVLHRIAGRYLVEHVLAAAREAGIDKQVIVIGHGAEEVREALGPGYTYVLQEQQLGTGHALARARKAANTAATVLVLCGDTPLLRPETLARLLKEHRDRQAAVTVLTAVLDDPTGYGRIIRDGQGRVTGIVEERDASPMERTIREINTGTYCFAAAYLWPFLEQLKPDNDQAEYYLTDVVALACRESLPVLAVATDDPEETLGVNDRAQLAAAGAVLQRRINNRLMLAGVTIIDPIATYIDATVQVGQDTIIYPGTFLEGHTIIAAGCTLGPGTTLRDCQVGEGSQIIHTVALESQIGAGCQVGPFTYLRPGTILEDRTKVGDFVELKATRIGTGSKVPHLTYLGDTTVGTGVNIGAGTITCNYDGQKKWPTVIEDGAFIGSNSNLVAPVRVGAGALVGAGSTITEDVPAGSLALARGRQVNLVGRGQKKRC; encoded by the coding sequence ATGGCAGAAACGGGAGAAGCCATAGCCGTGATCCTGGCCGCCGGTCAGGGGAAGCGCATGCATTCCCGGCGACCCAAGGTGTTGCACCGGATAGCTGGCCGTTACCTGGTAGAACACGTCCTGGCGGCAGCCAGGGAAGCCGGTATAGATAAACAGGTTATCGTCATCGGCCACGGGGCGGAGGAAGTCCGGGAAGCCCTGGGCCCAGGTTACACCTACGTTCTCCAGGAACAGCAACTGGGCACCGGGCATGCCCTGGCCCGGGCCCGGAAAGCAGCTAACACGGCAGCAACAGTTCTGGTGCTCTGCGGGGATACCCCCCTCCTGCGGCCGGAAACCCTGGCCAGGCTGTTAAAAGAGCACCGGGACAGGCAGGCTGCCGTTACTGTTTTAACGGCGGTTCTCGACGACCCCACCGGGTATGGCCGCATCATCCGCGACGGCCAGGGACGGGTAACGGGGATTGTCGAAGAGCGGGACGCCAGCCCCATGGAAAGGACCATCAGGGAAATCAACACCGGCACCTACTGTTTTGCGGCCGCTTATCTCTGGCCCTTTCTGGAGCAACTGAAGCCTGATAACGACCAGGCCGAATACTACCTTACCGATGTGGTGGCCCTGGCTTGCCGGGAGAGCCTGCCGGTCCTGGCGGTTGCCACCGACGACCCAGAAGAGACTTTGGGGGTCAACGACCGCGCCCAATTGGCTGCGGCCGGAGCCGTACTACAGCGCCGGATTAATAACCGCTTGATGCTGGCTGGGGTGACCATAATTGATCCGATAGCCACCTATATTGACGCCACTGTTCAGGTCGGCCAGGATACGATTATTTATCCGGGAACCTTCCTGGAGGGGCATACTATTATTGCTGCTGGCTGTACCCTGGGACCGGGAACCACCCTGCGGGACTGCCAGGTAGGAGAGGGCAGTCAAATTATCCACACCGTGGCCCTGGAAAGTCAGATCGGCGCCGGGTGCCAGGTCGGGCCCTTTACCTACCTGCGGCCGGGAACCATCCTGGAAGACAGGACCAAAGTGGGCGACTTTGTCGAACTCAAAGCCACCCGCATCGGCACCGGTTCCAAAGTACCCCACCTGACCTACCTGGGCGATACTACCGTGGGTACAGGGGTGAATATCGGCGCCGGCACCATTACCTGTAACTATGACGGCCAAAAAAAATGGCCGACGGTCATCGAAGATGGGGCCTTTATCGGCAGTAACAGCAACCTGGTGGCTCCCGTCCGGGTAGGCGCCGGCGCCCTGGTAGGAGCAGGTTCGACCATTACCGAGGATGTTCCCGCCGGTTCCCTGGCCCTGGCCCGGGGACGGCAAGTAAATTTAGTCGGGCGGGGTCAAAAAAAGCGATGCTAA
- a CDS encoding ribose-phosphate diphosphokinase: METDSGRLKIFTCNANPKLAEEIGAYLGVPLGAAKVKRFSDGEISVVIDESVRGEDVFVIQPTCEPVNDNLMELLIMIDALRRASARRITAVVPYYGYARQERKTRARDPISAKLVANLITAAGAHRVLTMDLHAAAIQGFFDIPVDHLTAVPILADYFNSKGFDQAVIVSPDLGGVTRARNFAERIGAEIAIIDKRRPAPNVAEIMNLIGDVKNKTVIMIDDLIDTAGTICLGAQALLDQGARAVYACCTHPVLSGPARERLTASPLQEVVVCNTIPVPAGKEIPKLRRLSVASLLGEAIIRIHEDLSVSKLFD; the protein is encoded by the coding sequence ATGGAAACCGATAGCGGACGCCTGAAAATCTTTACTTGTAACGCCAACCCCAAACTGGCCGAGGAGATCGGCGCCTATCTGGGCGTGCCCCTGGGTGCGGCCAAGGTAAAACGTTTCAGCGATGGGGAGATCAGCGTCGTCATTGATGAAAGCGTGCGGGGGGAGGATGTCTTTGTCATCCAGCCTACCTGCGAACCCGTCAATGACAACCTGATGGAACTCCTGATCATGATCGATGCCCTGCGCCGGGCCTCCGCCCGGCGGATCACGGCCGTTGTACCCTACTACGGTTATGCCCGCCAGGAGCGCAAGACCCGGGCCCGGGACCCCATCTCCGCCAAACTGGTGGCCAACCTCATCACCGCCGCCGGCGCCCACCGGGTCCTGACCATGGACCTGCACGCGGCCGCCATCCAGGGTTTCTTCGATATCCCGGTGGACCACCTGACGGCCGTCCCCATCCTGGCCGATTACTTCAATAGCAAGGGCTTTGACCAGGCGGTGATTGTCTCCCCGGACCTGGGGGGCGTGACCCGGGCCCGTAACTTCGCCGAACGCATTGGCGCCGAGATCGCCATAATCGACAAACGGCGACCGGCACCCAACGTGGCGGAGATTATGAACCTCATCGGGGACGTTAAAAATAAAACGGTCATCATGATTGATGACCTCATCGATACGGCCGGAACCATCTGCCTGGGGGCCCAGGCCCTGCTGGATCAGGGGGCCCGGGCCGTATATGCCTGCTGTACCCACCCGGTCCTTTCCGGACCGGCCCGGGAACGCTTGACGGCCTCACCCTTGCAGGAGGTAGTCGTCTGCAACACTATCCCCGTGCCGGCGGGTAAGGAGATACCCAAGTTGCGGCGCCTCTCTGTTGCTTCCCTCCTTGGCGAAGCCATTATCCGCATCCATGAGGACCTTTCAGTCAGCAAACTCTTTGATTAG